Sequence from the Patescibacteria group bacterium genome:
TTGAATCAATTGTCCCGAGGCGCTTGACAATGAATTGCGCTCATTTTCCGCCATATCATGAATAGGGACAGCCTCAATAATTTTTAACATGATAAGTTTTTCCTTCTGATCCAAAATAGTCCATGATCCCGGCCACGGTTTATAAGCGCGTATTTGCCTGGCGATTTCATCAGACGTTTTAGACCAATCAATTTTCCCGTCTCCCTTTGTTAATTGCTTTGTATAACTCGCGTGAATATCATCTTGCGGCTGTGGCTGCACTTTTCCGTTCGCATAATCTAGCATACCATTAACCAGAAATTGAGCGCCTAGTCTTGCGAGGCGATCAGAGAGGGTAGGAGAGGTATCAGTTGGATTAATTAGAATCGTTTGCTGCGCGACAATAGGTCCATGATCCATTTTTTCGTCTAAGAGTATTACGGTGATGCCGGTCTCATGATCGCCATTGAGGATAGCAGTTTGTATGGGTGAAGATCCACGATAGCGGGGAAGGAGAGAGGGGTGGAGATTGAGCGCACCCTTTGCAGGGAGCGCAAGGAGCGATGAAGGCAGGATTGCGCCGAACGCCACTACCACATAAAGATCAGCATGATATTGATTTAATTGATGAAAAACTTTCTGATTATTGATGAGGTGTTCCGTTTTGATAACTGGCAATCCTAATTCCTCTGCACACTGTGCTATCGGAGAGGGTGTTTTTTGCAATGAACGCCCCTTAGGTTTGTCCAATTGGGTCACTACCGCTTGAACAGAAATTTTTTCGCTATCCGCCAAGGCACGGAGCGAGGGAAGGGCAAATTCAGGAGTTCCGAAAAATACGATTTTTATCATAGCGGTGGCGTATGCAGAAACGCTTTGAACCCTTCCTGTTGCACATGCGTTACCTTGGTGGTAAATCGTGTCACGCGATCAATATAAAGAATGCCGCGTAAATGGTCAATTTCGTGTTGAAATACCCGCGCAAATAATCCTTGGGCATTGAGGGTGGTGCGCGTTCCTTGCGCAGAAAGGAATGCAACCTTAATGCTCGTTGCGCGCGGCACCATACCCGCAATGCCGGGGATAGACAAACACCCTTCTTCGTCTTCCTGCATTTCTTCTGATGCTTTTATTATTTTAGGATTCACTGCCACAAGAGGCCCTTTGTCTGTCGCGATGACTGCGATATTCACATTGATCCCTACTTGCGGAGCGGCAAGGCCGATGCCGTCGCGCGCCGGCATGGTATCGCACATGTTTTTTATCAATACGATAATTTCTGGCGTTTTGAGTTCCATTTTCGAAATATCTCGGGAATTGTTCCGCAGGAGGGGCGAAGGAATGGTAATAATAGGCAAAATCATACCCCGTATATCAACATCCAACGCCACACTTGGCTGGCGTGAGATAATAATGATGAATGAATGCGACTTAGGTGAAATAGTGTCATAACAATGTTTGGAAGAAAAGTGTGGCGATCGGTGAGGGAGGCAAGGAAGATATCATTTAATACGCCCGCCGAGATTCCTTCGTGTGAATCCATTCTCTGCTCGTAAAGTATTTGCCTCCCTTTGGATGTTGTATTGCGGGGCATAAGCACATATTATAAGGAGTCTGGAT
This genomic interval carries:
- the fmt gene encoding methionyl-tRNA formyltransferase — translated: MIKIVFFGTPEFALPSLRALADSEKISVQAVVTQLDKPKGRSLQKTPSPIAQCAEELGLPVIKTEHLINNQKVFHQLNQYHADLYVVVAFGAILPSSLLALPAKGALNLHPSLLPRYRGSSPIQTAILNGDHETGITVILLDEKMDHGPIVAQQTILINPTDTSPTLSDRLARLGAQFLVNGMLDYANGKVQPQPQDDIHASYTKQLTKGDGKIDWSKTSDEIARQIRAYKPWPGSWTILDQKEKLIMLKIIEAVPIHDMAENERNSLSSASGQLIQLSKKRYAFVCGNGTFLQLNAVQPANRTVMSADSFIRGNPQFLSPL
- the def gene encoding peptide deformylase, with amino-acid sequence MILPIITIPSPLLRNNSRDISKMELKTPEIIVLIKNMCDTMPARDGIGLAAPQVGINVNIAVIATDKGPLVAVNPKIIKASEEMQEDEEGCLSIPGIAGMVPRATSIKVAFLSAQGTRTTLNAQGLFARVFQHEIDHLRGILYIDRVTRFTTKVTHVQQEGFKAFLHTPPL